In Miscanthus floridulus cultivar M001 chromosome 8, ASM1932011v1, whole genome shotgun sequence, the sequence GCTCCAGCCtccaccacctcggcctcggtggtcctaggagccCCGGTGTCTACCACCACGGCTTTGGAAGCCCTAGACACCctagcctccgccacctcggcctcgaccttgccctcggtggcctcagtgaTTGAAGGCGCCTTGACTTCACCTATCCCGAGGGCCCCAGCCTCGCGGGGCGTAGGtgcctcctcccccgcttgcttcatggctacctcggtagcctctccttgggcaaccggctcctttgggtcggccctggCCAACGCCACGCCATGCTGTATGGTGGCCTGCGCCTCCTCCACCCATTGGGTGGTGgagctagtgctcaccttgagcgccttacatgGAGCTAGGGTGGGcgcttccgcctgacgcttccaACTCAAGACGAAACACTTACTTGGTTAGCATacgaccaaagaacgagtggAAGATGCtacaaactccactgacaaaGCACTTACCTCAAATGGGGACACAACAGCTTTCGCATTGTGTCCCTTGTCCTCTGCAACAGCGGTGGTGGCACGGCCACCATGTGTGCCGATGCCGGCCGGCCCTCGCTGGACTCCGACGCCCTGTCGACCCTCTACGGAGGCTGTTGGGTCGCCCCCGCCGTTGCCGATTCCACCTCCACCATCAAGCCCACCAGGCTGACGGCACACTTCCCCAACGCCCATGTATCGGGCGtgttggcctcggccccggggcggGCGATCGCCAGCCCCGAGGCATCCTCCCCTCTTCCTCCTGGAGATGCCAGGCCGCTCGTCGATGCCCCTAGCGCTGTCCTcctgatgtcagggagatggtccagaggaccccgccccgcctcgctctcatcgtcatcgctcgaagaatccatTGACGACGGTACAAAGATggctccaccgggagaccatcgtgcctctgCTGCCGAAGACGTTTCTCTAGCTCGTCGTGCTtgaggctcttcctcttgcgccttgcctccttggcgtcctttcgcTCCTTGTACGCCTTGGCATGCACCCTGTTTGCCGCCCACCGCTCTGCGTCCTTgcgaacgggcggcggggaggctcgcacatccctcatcccctacaggaacaaCAAACGCAAATAAGGGAATAGATTGAAAATGTAAGGAGCGAGGAGGCCTTGGGGGCTACAGCGGCACGTGACTTactagagagatgtacccccatgATGGGCGCATTGGGAACGGGGTTAGCTCACTGCTCCTCTGCCGCCCCTCCACCGTTTCTCTCACCCGACATAGAACCACCTCGTCGGAAAGGGTGACAGCGAACAACCGGATGCCGTCGATCAGCTcacccggtgtcatctcgaataggcgttgccgctgagccatcagcggcaacatcCTTTGACGATGGAATGCCGCCATGACCACGGCCGCCGTGAGGCCGTAGCTgcgtagcctctccagcgccttcaggagcggctccagcttgggctgatcaaccaACGGGATgccgtacctccacctctccggctggctctccacaacccgcccgatataggggggaagcccgccatcgtcattgtggaggtagaaccagctattgtACCAGCGGCGGTTGGATGATGCAAGCTGGGCTGCctatcttggcgcacttggagagtgcagccgccggccctcaacgcctttcgcgtgcccgtcggcttggtgttgagccccgcccgaaagaagtggagcgacagctcctagtggggggggggggcgatgcctaggtacccctcgtagaTGGTGACGAAGATGGCTAGctatgcgatggagttggggttgaagttgtggagctccatgccatagtaatgcgggagcacccgcatgaaccggtTCGCCGGCAAGCCGAGAccgtgctcatggaaggccatgaagctcacgatgtagccatcatgTGGGCTCGGCTTCGGCTCGCCcctcggagcaatccactctagtctattggggtcggtaaccgggtgGAGGAGACCATCGTCaacgagcgactgcagcgtcgCCGCAGACATGTCGGACAGACCCCAAGGATCTACCTAGATGACAACAGCACTGCCGGCCATgcgtgcggtggagaatgcggctacagtggtaaggcgtgctctcgctatccctctctctctctctcgcctttcctcccccttctcccttcttctccccggcgctctctttctctgttcttagcaaccgctcgagggcagaaagggcaAACATAGTGTCGGTGTTCcagaccggggggtcctcgaccaactagtgaatttgttctgcgtgctcctgatttcggatggtgatgcaaagagacacaaggtttatactagttcgggcaatcggcgccctacgtccagtctgagagatc encodes:
- the LOC136470012 gene encoding uncharacterized protein; amino-acid sequence: MGVGEVCRQPGGLDGGGGIGNGGGDPTASVEGRQGVGVQRGPAGIGTHGGRATTAVAEDKGHNAKAVVSPFERQAEAPTLAPCKALKVSTSSTTQWVEEAQATIQHGVALARADPKEPVAQGEATEVAMKQAGEEAPTPREAGALGIGEVKAPSITEATEGKVEAEVAEARVSRASKAVVVDTGAPRTTEAEVVEAGAPGPIEAEVVEAEVEDLRYRYADMKAKATTAREQAIPLVVRIKELEEELTRVADERDTFSIDLEAVSDDYVVADDDKKAEEEVMKLVEAAEAPSTALAGLFEEEVVPPTSTADAGDLEF